In Cupriavidus basilensis, one genomic interval encodes:
- a CDS encoding fatty acid desaturase, with the protein MIATQQASFPEPISPDVPLPSRKIIRGWLIPLAARSTPRALALFALDTALFLAALAGVVLFSHWLAKLAASVATGLIIARLFIIGHDACHQSLTPRRGLNKWLGRLTFLPSLTPYSLWEVGHNVVHHGYSNLKGFDFVWQPYSLEEFQALPRWRRALERVYRTGFGAGLYYLVEIWWFKMFFPSRRQMPTRRAVFMWDCTLVALFGVAWIGALAWLAIATGQSVALLVGLGFVLPFLVWNFTVGFVLYVHHTHTSVAWYDTKAMWARAQPFVSTTVHLRFRYGIGAALHHIMEHTAHHVDMSVPLYRLKRAQALLEHALPGRIIIQNFTWRWYFDTARRCKLYDFKALCWTDFRGRQTSANAPVPA; encoded by the coding sequence ATGATTGCCACGCAGCAAGCTTCCTTTCCGGAGCCGATTTCCCCTGACGTCCCCCTGCCCTCGCGCAAGATCATCCGCGGCTGGCTGATCCCGCTTGCCGCGCGCAGCACGCCGCGCGCGCTGGCGCTGTTCGCGCTGGACACCGCGCTGTTCCTGGCCGCGCTGGCCGGGGTGGTGCTGTTCTCCCACTGGCTCGCCAAGCTGGCCGCCAGCGTGGCAACGGGGCTGATCATCGCCCGCCTGTTCATCATCGGCCACGATGCCTGCCACCAGAGCCTGACGCCCCGGCGCGGCCTGAACAAATGGCTGGGCCGGCTGACCTTCCTGCCGTCGCTCACGCCTTACAGCCTGTGGGAAGTGGGCCATAACGTGGTCCACCACGGTTACTCCAACCTCAAGGGCTTCGACTTCGTCTGGCAGCCTTACTCGCTCGAGGAATTCCAGGCCCTGCCGCGCTGGCGCCGCGCGCTGGAGCGGGTCTACCGCACCGGCTTTGGCGCGGGCCTGTACTACCTGGTCGAGATCTGGTGGTTCAAGATGTTCTTCCCCAGCCGCCGCCAGATGCCCACGCGCCGCGCCGTCTTCATGTGGGACTGCACGCTGGTGGCGCTCTTCGGCGTGGCCTGGATCGGTGCGCTGGCGTGGCTGGCCATCGCCACGGGGCAGTCGGTGGCGCTGCTGGTCGGGCTGGGCTTCGTGCTGCCGTTCCTGGTCTGGAATTTCACGGTGGGCTTCGTGCTCTACGTGCACCACACCCACACCAGCGTGGCCTGGTACGACACCAAGGCCATGTGGGCGCGCGCCCAGCCCTTCGTCTCCACCACCGTGCACCTGCGCTTTCGCTATGGCATCGGCGCGGCGCTGCACCACATCATGGAGCACACCGCGCACCACGTGGACATGAGCGTGCCGCTGTACCGCCTCAAGCGCGCCCAGGCGCTGCTGGAGCATGCGCTGCCGGGCCGCATCATCATCCAGAACTTCACCTGGCGCTGGTATTTCGATACCGCGCGCCGCTGCAAGCTGTACGACTTCAAGGCGCTCTGCTGGACGGACTTCCGCGGCCGCCAGACCAGCGCCAACGCGCCAGTGCCGGCATAA
- the xdhC gene encoding xanthine dehydrogenase accessory protein XdhC, with translation MQDAPLKPFRFADATRWVRAGVPVVMVTIAEVKGSAPREAGVRMLVTANELVGTIGGGHLEWRGMEIARTMLAERDAMRQIVRIPLGPALGQCCGGVVLLAFEVLGEADLPWLDAVQAAFGTGRALTRTVPRTGAVQHAAAPALLPSVALQADGGWTDTLVPDELHVVLFGAGHVGHALVKVLANLPCQVHWVDERDTLFPADLPDNVTPEASDIPEAVVDHAPAGSYFLVMTHSHALDQTLCERILRRDDFAYFGLIGSKTKRARFEHRMAEHGIDPSRFAEMTCPMGVCGITDKAPAMIAVAIVAQLLQVRDQRLAHLGALVASRSGKATSTTQTKTAKGTP, from the coding sequence ATGCAGGACGCGCCCCTCAAACCCTTCCGCTTCGCCGACGCCACCCGCTGGGTGCGCGCCGGCGTGCCGGTGGTGATGGTCACCATCGCCGAGGTCAAAGGCTCCGCCCCGCGCGAGGCGGGCGTGCGCATGCTGGTGACCGCCAACGAGCTGGTCGGCACCATCGGCGGCGGCCATCTCGAGTGGCGCGGCATGGAGATCGCCCGCACCATGCTGGCCGAGCGCGACGCGATGCGGCAGATCGTGCGCATCCCGCTGGGCCCGGCGCTGGGCCAATGCTGCGGCGGCGTGGTGCTGCTCGCCTTCGAGGTGTTGGGCGAGGCCGACCTGCCGTGGCTGGACGCGGTGCAGGCCGCGTTCGGCACCGGACGCGCACTGACGCGCACGGTGCCGCGCACCGGCGCGGTGCAACACGCCGCGGCACCGGCGCTGCTGCCCTCGGTGGCCTTGCAGGCGGACGGCGGCTGGACCGACACCCTGGTGCCGGACGAGTTGCACGTGGTGCTGTTCGGCGCCGGCCACGTGGGCCATGCGCTGGTCAAGGTGCTGGCCAACCTGCCGTGCCAGGTGCACTGGGTGGATGAGCGCGATACCTTGTTTCCCGCCGACCTGCCCGACAACGTCACCCCGGAAGCCAGCGACATCCCCGAGGCGGTGGTCGACCACGCGCCCGCCGGCAGCTACTTCCTGGTGATGACGCACAGCCACGCGCTGGACCAGACGCTGTGCGAGCGCATCCTGCGGCGCGACGACTTCGCCTACTTCGGCCTGATCGGTTCCAAGACCAAGCGCGCGCGCTTCGAGCACCGCATGGCGGAGCACGGAATTGACCCTTCCCGCTTCGCGGAAATGACGTGCCCGATGGGCGTCTGCGGCATCACGGACAAGGCTCCGGCTATGATTGCGGTTGCCATCGTCGCCCAGTTGCTGCAGGTTCGCGACCAGCGCCTCGCCCATCTGGGTGCGCTCGTCGCCAGCCGCAGCGGCAAAGCGACGAGCACGACGCAAACCAAGACCGCAAAAGGAACCCCATGA
- the guaD gene encoding guanine deaminase gives MTTTPPTQSITRAIRGRVLHFLRDPQFHDDAYQYWEDGVLIVTAGHVAAVGSHADLADQIPAGAEVIDRRGKLIVPGFIDTHVHYPQTDIIASPSPGLLHWLETYTFPEERRFAEPEYAAAVAGFFADELLRNGTTSAVAWSTVHTASADALFAEADRRNLRLVTGKVMMDRNCPEFLRDTAESGARDSADLISRWHGKNRLSYAITPRFAPTSSEAQLQACGELAKAYPDAFIQTHVAENRDEVKWVAELFPQARSYLDIYDHYGLLRPGALYGHAIYLDQDDRKRLADSGAAVAHCPTSNLFLGSGFYDFHQSDAHRLNVTLATDVGGGTSFSMLRTMNAAHKVARMGGYHLTALRMFYLATRAAADALGWSERVGSFTPGCEADFIVLDPQATPLIARRSERSETLEEQLFAFAMLGDDRVIGEVYVMGEPASAPACAAH, from the coding sequence ATGACGACCACGCCCCCCACCCAGTCCATCACCCGCGCCATCCGTGGCCGCGTGCTGCACTTCCTGCGCGACCCCCAGTTTCATGACGACGCGTATCAGTATTGGGAAGACGGGGTGCTGATCGTTACCGCCGGGCATGTCGCCGCGGTGGGCAGCCATGCCGACCTGGCCGACCAGATCCCGGCCGGCGCCGAAGTGATCGACCGCCGCGGCAAGCTGATCGTGCCGGGCTTTATCGACACGCACGTGCACTACCCGCAGACCGACATCATCGCCTCGCCCTCGCCCGGCCTGCTGCACTGGCTGGAGACCTATACCTTCCCCGAGGAGCGCCGCTTTGCCGAGCCGGAATACGCGGCGGCCGTGGCTGGCTTTTTCGCCGACGAGCTGTTGCGCAACGGCACCACCAGCGCCGTGGCCTGGAGCACCGTGCATACGGCGTCGGCCGATGCGCTGTTTGCCGAAGCCGACCGCCGCAACCTGCGCCTGGTCACCGGCAAGGTGATGATGGACCGCAACTGCCCCGAATTCCTGCGCGACACCGCCGAGTCCGGCGCGCGCGATTCGGCCGACCTGATCTCGCGCTGGCACGGCAAGAACCGCCTGTCGTACGCCATTACGCCGCGCTTCGCGCCCACCTCCAGCGAAGCGCAGTTGCAAGCCTGCGGCGAGTTGGCCAAGGCCTACCCGGACGCCTTCATCCAGACCCACGTGGCGGAGAACCGCGACGAAGTGAAATGGGTGGCCGAGCTGTTCCCGCAAGCCCGCAGCTATCTGGACATCTACGATCACTACGGCCTGCTGCGCCCGGGCGCGCTGTACGGCCACGCCATCTACCTCGACCAGGACGACCGCAAGCGGCTGGCCGACAGCGGCGCGGCGGTGGCGCACTGCCCCACCTCCAACCTGTTCCTGGGCAGCGGCTTCTATGACTTCCACCAGTCGGATGCGCACCGCCTCAACGTGACGCTGGCCACCGACGTGGGCGGGGGCACTTCATTCTCGATGCTGCGCACCATGAACGCCGCCCACAAGGTGGCGCGCATGGGCGGCTACCACCTGACCGCGCTGCGCATGTTCTACCTGGCCACCCGTGCCGCCGCCGATGCACTGGGCTGGAGCGAGCGCGTGGGCAGCTTCACCCCCGGCTGCGAGGCCGACTTCATCGTGCTCGACCCGCAGGCCACGCCGCTGATCGCGCGCCGCAGCGAGCGCTCGGAAACGCTGGAAGAGCAGTTGTTCGCCTTCGCCATGCTGGGTGACGACCGCGTCATCGGCGAGGTGTATGTGATGGGCGAGCCGGCGAGCGCGCCGGCCTGCGCCGCGCACTAA
- a CDS encoding NADPH-dependent F420 reductase: MPFPERIETIDRQRRLLSGSVSLALLAMWLGISPSRLRAQASREGTPMPIGVIGSGRIGGTLGGLWVKAGHPVLFSSRHPDELKPLVEKLGPLARAGTVAEALAFSNVIFLAVPYKALPEISAEYGKAFAGKVVVDATNAVLTRDGAIAEEAMRKGIGITTAKYLHGARIVRAFNFMGATNFASQNHRAEGLIAVPIAADDPKALRIGEQLVRDAGFEPVVVGRLATADSFAPGGPLFHQIGSADAMRARMAEQGGKMVETPK, encoded by the coding sequence ATGCCGTTTCCAGAGCGCATCGAAACCATCGACCGGCAGCGCCGCCTGCTCAGCGGCAGCGTGAGCCTGGCCTTGCTGGCGATGTGGCTGGGGATCTCCCCCTCGCGCCTGCGCGCGCAGGCTAGCCGGGAAGGCACTCCCATGCCCATCGGCGTGATCGGGTCGGGCCGCATCGGCGGCACGTTGGGCGGGCTGTGGGTGAAGGCAGGCCATCCCGTCCTGTTCTCCTCGCGTCACCCGGATGAACTCAAGCCGCTGGTCGAGAAACTTGGCCCGCTTGCCCGCGCGGGCACGGTGGCCGAGGCGCTGGCGTTTTCCAATGTGATTTTTCTTGCCGTTCCTTACAAGGCCTTGCCTGAGATATCGGCGGAGTATGGCAAGGCCTTTGCCGGCAAAGTGGTGGTGGATGCGACCAACGCCGTGCTTACGCGCGATGGCGCCATCGCCGAAGAGGCGATGCGCAAGGGCATCGGCATCACCACGGCAAAGTACCTGCACGGCGCGCGTATCGTGCGCGCCTTCAATTTCATGGGCGCCACCAACTTCGCCAGTCAGAACCACCGGGCCGAGGGCCTGATCGCGGTGCCGATCGCCGCCGACGATCCCAAGGCCCTGCGCATCGGCGAGCAACTGGTGCGCGATGCCGGCTTCGAGCCGGTGGTGGTCGGCCGGCTTGCCACGGCCGATAGCTTCGCCCCGGGCGGGCCGCTGTTCCATCAGATCGGCTCGGCCGACGCCATGCGCGCGCGCATGGCGGAGCAGGGCGGCAAGATGGTGGAGACGCCTAAATGA
- a CDS encoding adenosine deaminase, whose protein sequence is MTLDAALADRIRQTPKAELHVHIEGTLEPELIFRLAQHNKVKLPYASVEALRKAYAFTDLQSFLDIYYAGASVLLTEDDFFDMTMAYVQRAVADNVRHAEIFFDPQTHTARGVPIHVVIDGISDALAQARTQYDFSSSLILCFLRHLSEEDAFATLEAALPYRDRFVGIGLDSSEQGNPPEKFARVFARARELGLHLVAHAGEEGPAQYVTDALDILKVERIDHGVRAIDDPALVERLARERVALTVCPLSNQKLKVYPDLRDHSLHRLLEAGVLVTLHSDDPAYFGGYMNANWEATFEALPLTAADGHKLARNSFEASFLPASQKTAFLAEVDHFWQSPLPAAASTA, encoded by the coding sequence ATGACGCTCGATGCCGCGCTCGCAGACCGTATCCGCCAGACGCCCAAGGCGGAACTGCACGTCCACATTGAAGGCACGCTCGAGCCTGAGCTGATCTTCCGGCTGGCCCAGCACAACAAGGTCAAGTTGCCATACGCCAGCGTGGAAGCCCTGCGCAAGGCCTACGCCTTCACCGACCTGCAATCCTTCCTCGATATCTATTACGCCGGCGCCAGCGTGCTGCTGACCGAGGACGATTTCTTCGACATGACGATGGCCTACGTGCAGCGTGCCGTCGCCGACAACGTGCGCCACGCCGAGATCTTCTTCGACCCGCAGACCCATACCGCGCGCGGCGTGCCGATCCATGTGGTGATCGACGGCATTTCCGACGCGCTCGCCCAGGCCCGCACGCAGTACGACTTCTCCAGCAGCCTGATCCTCTGCTTCCTGCGCCACCTCTCCGAGGAAGACGCTTTCGCCACGCTGGAAGCCGCGCTGCCCTACCGCGACCGCTTTGTCGGCATCGGGCTGGATTCCTCCGAGCAGGGCAACCCGCCGGAGAAGTTCGCCCGCGTGTTTGCCCGCGCCCGCGAGCTCGGCCTGCACCTGGTGGCGCATGCCGGCGAGGAAGGCCCGGCGCAATACGTGACCGACGCGCTCGACATCCTCAAGGTGGAGCGCATCGACCACGGCGTGCGCGCCATCGACGACCCGGCACTGGTCGAGCGGCTGGCCCGCGAGCGCGTGGCGCTCACGGTATGCCCGCTGTCCAACCAGAAGCTCAAGGTCTACCCGGACCTGCGCGACCACTCCCTGCACCGCCTGCTCGAAGCCGGCGTGCTGGTCACGCTGCACTCGGACGACCCCGCCTATTTCGGCGGCTATATGAACGCGAACTGGGAAGCCACTTTCGAAGCCTTGCCGCTGACCGCGGCCGATGGCCACAAGCTGGCGCGCAACAGTTTCGAGGCGTCGTTCCTGCCCGCCTCGCAAAAGACTGCCTTCCTCGCCGAAGTCGACCACTTCTGGCAATCCCCCCTGCCCGCCGCGGCCTCCACGGCCTGA
- a CDS encoding YXWGXW repeat-containing protein, producing the protein MAISKPHAPARRRLLRAALPALASLAVLGSLAGCVTERVVVRQPAPAPPHQVVRNMPPPVHEDRGPAPAYGWNWVPGHWKWEGNDWFWVHGRWVQQPVPVMPPVIVEQITVAPAAHAYWVPGHWVWRFEGGGWVWMKGAWHG; encoded by the coding sequence ATGGCAATCAGCAAACCCCATGCGCCCGCACGCCGCCGCCTGCTCCGCGCCGCCCTGCCGGCGCTCGCCTCGCTGGCGGTGCTTGGCAGCCTGGCCGGTTGCGTGACCGAGCGCGTGGTAGTACGCCAGCCGGCGCCTGCGCCACCCCACCAGGTGGTCCGCAACATGCCACCGCCGGTGCACGAAGACCGCGGCCCCGCGCCTGCCTACGGCTGGAACTGGGTGCCGGGCCACTGGAAGTGGGAAGGCAACGACTGGTTCTGGGTGCACGGCCGCTGGGTCCAGCAGCCGGTGCCGGTGATGCCGCCCGTGATCGTGGAACAGATCACCGTCGCCCCCGCAGCACACGCCTACTGGGTGCCCGGACACTGGGTCTGGCGTTTCGAGGGCGGCGGCTGGGTCTGGATGAAGGGCGCCTGGCACGGCTAA